Proteins encoded within one genomic window of Nitrosarchaeum sp.:
- the dusB gene encoding tRNA dihydrouridine synthase DusB: MLPTFSSRVFLAPMAGVSDPALRLQCKKMGAGLVVTEFTSIHSIIAKEKQLKENKKTIQEFLEYSEQERPLSVQLFGSDLLALEKAAKIVEPFFDIIDYNMGCPAPHITQQMAGGALLQEVNLTQQIFNTLVNAVKKPVTLKIRLGVTEASRYLFKDIAEIAEDEGIQMITLHPRTVTQGYSGNADWQMIKELKEISNIPIVGNGDIVTPEDAKTMIDQTGCDYIMIGRGAMGNPFLFEQINDYLTTGIYKKYTFKDKLDAFFDYLHLTTQYNIKFSNIKSQAMRFTKGMNGGAKLRPKISQSKNLTELEKIMNDAYV; the protein is encoded by the coding sequence ATGCTTCCAACTTTTTCAAGTAGAGTCTTTTTAGCACCTATGGCTGGAGTAAGTGATCCGGCCTTAAGATTACAATGTAAAAAAATGGGTGCAGGGTTGGTAGTAACTGAATTCACTAGTATTCATAGTATTATTGCCAAAGAAAAACAGCTAAAAGAAAATAAAAAAACTATTCAGGAATTTTTAGAATATTCTGAACAGGAAAGACCTTTATCTGTTCAATTATTTGGTTCTGATCTTTTAGCATTAGAAAAAGCTGCAAAGATTGTCGAACCTTTTTTTGATATAATTGATTACAATATGGGTTGTCCTGCACCACATATTACACAACAAATGGCAGGCGGGGCTCTATTACAAGAAGTCAATCTTACCCAACAAATTTTTAACACTCTTGTTAATGCTGTTAAAAAACCAGTAACTCTGAAAATACGTTTAGGAGTTACTGAAGCAAGTAGATATCTCTTTAAAGATATTGCAGAAATTGCTGAAGATGAAGGAATACAAATGATAACACTGCATCCTAGAACCGTAACTCAGGGATATTCTGGTAATGCTGATTGGCAAATGATTAAAGAACTAAAAGAGATATCAAATATTCCTATAGTTGGTAATGGTGATATAGTAACTCCTGAGGATGCTAAAACAATGATAGACCAAACTGGTTGTGATTATATTATGATTGGTAGAGGTGCAATGGGTAATCCATTTTTGTTTGAACAAATTAATGATTATTTGACAACTGGAATTTATAAAAAATATACATTCAAAGATAAACTAGATGCGTTTTTTGATTATCTTCATCTTACAACTCAATACAACATAAAATTTTCAAACATCAAAAGTCAGGCAATGAGGTTTACCAAGGGAATGAATGGTGGTGCAAAATTACGACCAAAAATTTCTCAATCAAAAAATCTAACTGAACTTGAAAAAATTATGAACGATGCTTATGTTTAA
- a CDS encoding thrombospondin type 3 repeat-containing protein, protein VAIGTTTDYKFPDADGDGIDDRWDSCLDEKENFNGYLDWDGCPDVPGAESTISDRADSDGDGYPDSVDSCPTAPETWNKYNDSDGCPDTAPEQQRFVHDDDLDGIINDVDKCPLKSEDYIGIIDGCPEQ, encoded by the coding sequence TGTAGCAATCGGTACTACAACTGACTACAAATTCCCAGACGCTGATGGCGATGGAATTGATGACAGATGGGATTCATGTCTTGATGAAAAAGAAAACTTTAACGGATATCTTGATTGGGACGGCTGCCCAGATGTTCCAGGGGCTGAATCTACCATATCTGACCGAGCTGATTCTGACGGTGATGGTTATCCTGACTCAGTAGATTCATGTCCAACAGCTCCTGAAACTTGGAATAAATACAATGACTCTGACGGCTGTCCTGATACCGCTCCAGAACAACAAAGATTTGTTCACGATGATGATCTAGATGGAATTATCAACGATGTTGATAAATGTCCACTAAAATCAGAAGACTATATTGGAATAATTGACGGTTGCCCAGAGCAATAG
- a CDS encoding AAA family ATPase, with product MLKEIQYLDWNNSNEILKKAYNAKLFVLIIGPKGTGKTSLVRDFAENMNMKLESINFSLRTRESHLIGTKTLTNGTVSFEEGLLIKSMKESSILYLDEINAAEADVLLRLDEALDDRRQIILKESTGEIVKAKEGWFVIATINPLTHSGTKELPPQILSRFPVRISLEYPPEDIELEIVKKHVSGNHDSEIIQAIKLANVLRQAAAVEELFYSPSLRETIAFGKLLDEGMTPKKSANIVFGNVYTQWGNIEYQKVSDIITSMFGN from the coding sequence ATGTTAAAAGAGATACAATATTTAGATTGGAACAATTCAAATGAGATTTTAAAGAAAGCCTATAACGCAAAATTATTTGTGTTGATAATTGGTCCTAAAGGTACAGGAAAAACATCTCTAGTTAGAGATTTTGCAGAAAATATGAATATGAAACTAGAATCTATTAATTTTAGTCTCAGAACACGAGAAAGTCACTTAATTGGAACTAAAACTTTAACGAATGGAACTGTGAGTTTTGAGGAAGGTCTTTTGATTAAATCAATGAAAGAAAGCAGCATATTATATCTAGACGAAATTAATGCTGCTGAAGCTGATGTGTTACTCAGATTAGATGAAGCACTTGATGACAGAAGACAGATCATATTAAAAGAATCCACAGGGGAAATTGTAAAAGCTAAAGAAGGTTGGTTTGTAATTGCAACAATCAATCCATTAACACATAGCGGAACCAAAGAACTGCCACCACAGATACTCAGCAGATTTCCAGTTAGAATTAGCTTAGAATATCCACCAGAGGATATTGAATTAGAAATTGTTAAAAAACATGTTTCTGGAAATCATGATTCTGAGATAATTCAAGCAATTAAACTTGCAAATGTATTAAGACAGGCAGCTGCAGTTGAAGAATTATTCTACTCTCCAAGTTTAAGGGAAACTATTGCATTTGGAAAATTACTTGATGAGGGGATGACTCCTAAAAAATCAGCAAACATTGTTTTTGGTAATGTGTATACACAATGGGGAAATATAGAATATCAAAAAGTAAGTGACATCATTACCTCAATGTTTGGTAATTAA
- a CDS encoding pyridoxal-phosphate dependent enzyme yields the protein MSEDNNIDKVLLERFEQEIWSKVPHLEGTEIVNSTPLVDLTEDFKECAKSVYKFELDYNDLKVYGKFDSTLLSGSIKVRAATHIIHDAIASGKLKGNQTVIEATSGNFGIALGLLSKIGVSVVALVSRRLQEGVFKELRNENIRIMDLDMDICPAPGMENRADELAAKATAGNIRSQLSELGFNPEIFDINIQEIELLLAKQDIINLARFLAKIYNLFCPKQYDNELNVDVHRTITAPEIDQQLRENGDSLENYQIICSFGTGGTSGGLSQYMAKKYEKKSIHVVFPIPGQDVAGIRTKAKASGLTLYKPDTFATEHEIDYEKAKFLLKFFVDKGHDIGESTALELFAAMQMAKSGNYKKFIIIVADGIEKYRKNFEQISKSQIPINISLEEASSIVNDYDRIIWVHTQYTPKEAGIEMLAKSLGVDKSKISVPKARTINELLSTQKIPEELSKELNGSKGKSLLVCMAGNTSLMTAQVLASKGIITQSLNGGITNLPEGRGRNPGEFIKAATE from the coding sequence TTGTCAGAAGATAATAACATAGATAAAGTTCTATTGGAACGTTTTGAACAAGAAATTTGGAGTAAAGTGCCCCATTTAGAAGGTACAGAGATTGTAAATTCAACACCACTAGTTGATCTAACAGAAGATTTCAAAGAATGTGCTAAAAGCGTATATAAATTTGAACTTGACTACAACGATTTGAAAGTTTATGGAAAGTTTGATTCTACATTACTAAGTGGTTCAATCAAGGTAAGAGCTGCCACTCATATCATCCATGATGCAATTGCGTCTGGAAAACTAAAAGGAAATCAGACTGTAATTGAAGCTACTTCTGGAAATTTTGGAATAGCTTTAGGACTATTATCAAAAATTGGAGTAAGTGTAGTGGCACTAGTGTCAAGAAGATTACAAGAGGGAGTGTTTAAAGAATTAAGAAATGAGAATATTCGAATTATGGATTTGGACATGGATATTTGTCCAGCTCCAGGAATGGAAAACAGAGCAGACGAGTTAGCTGCAAAAGCAACTGCTGGAAATATCCGTTCGCAGTTATCAGAGCTTGGTTTTAATCCTGAAATTTTTGACATTAATATCCAAGAAATAGAATTGTTATTAGCTAAACAAGATATCATAAATTTAGCAAGATTTCTTGCTAAAATTTACAATTTATTTTGTCCAAAACAGTACGATAACGAATTGAATGTTGATGTTCATAGAACTATAACAGCTCCAGAAATTGATCAACAACTTCGCGAAAATGGTGATTCGTTAGAAAATTATCAAATAATCTGTTCATTTGGTACGGGAGGAACTTCAGGAGGTTTAAGTCAATATATGGCTAAAAAATATGAAAAAAAATCAATACATGTTGTTTTTCCTATTCCTGGTCAAGATGTTGCAGGAATCAGAACAAAAGCTAAAGCTTCAGGTTTGACACTTTACAAGCCAGATACATTTGCTACAGAACATGAGATAGATTATGAGAAAGCAAAATTCCTATTGAAGTTTTTTGTAGATAAGGGACATGACATAGGTGAGAGTACTGCTCTAGAATTATTTGCTGCAATGCAGATGGCAAAATCAGGAAATTATAAAAAATTCATCATAATAGTGGCAGATGGAATTGAAAAGTATAGAAAGAATTTTGAGCAAATATCAAAAAGTCAAATACCAATTAATATTTCGTTAGAAGAAGCATCATCAATTGTAAATGATTATGACAGAATTATTTGGGTACATACACAATACACTCCTAAAGAAGCTGGAATTGAAATGCTTGCAAAATCATTAGGGGTTGATAAATCTAAAATCTCCGTACCCAAAGCAAGAACTATTAACGAACTATTATCAACCCAGAAAATTCCTGAAGAGTTAAGTAAGGAACTAAACGGTTCAAAAGGAAAATCACTACTAGTATGTATGGCTGGTAATACCTCCCTTATGACTGCACAAGTACTTGCAAGTAAAGGAATAATTACTCAAAGCCTGAACGGGGGAATTACAAATTTGCCTGAAGGAAGAGGTAGAAATCCCGGCGAATTTATCAAAGCAGCTACCGAATAA
- a CDS encoding Lrp/AsnC ligand binding domain-containing protein, whose product MATGYVLINCDLGSEESVISELKTIEEVTEVHGIFGAYDILAKVESKQVEMLRETITWKIRKIAKIRSTLTLMGIEEQQ is encoded by the coding sequence ATGGCTACAGGGTATGTGTTGATTAATTGTGATCTAGGTTCTGAAGAATCTGTAATATCTGAGTTAAAAACTATTGAAGAAGTTACAGAAGTTCATGGCATTTTTGGTGCATATGATATTCTAGCAAAGGTGGAATCAAAACAAGTAGAAATGTTACGTGAAACAATAACTTGGAAAATAAGAAAAATTGCAAAAATTAGATCAACACTAACTTTAATGGGTATAGAGGAACAACAATAA
- a CDS encoding DUF6659 family protein has product MNDDFYQQRLDEIFQDHDIRFAGFIDSKGSLIKGKFREDIIPFETNAEQQKIFRELAYRVATRKNFDYSMGPVKYSASRREKLVMMSFPLKKNILLITTEPNVNIDRIAYKIFQILEK; this is encoded by the coding sequence ATGAATGATGATTTTTACCAACAGAGATTAGATGAGATTTTCCAAGACCACGACATAAGATTTGCGGGATTCATAGATAGTAAAGGGAGTTTGATAAAAGGTAAATTTAGAGAAGATATTATCCCTTTTGAAACAAATGCTGAGCAACAGAAAATATTTAGAGAACTAGCATATAGAGTAGCAACCAGAAAAAATTTTGATTATTCTATGGGTCCTGTAAAATATTCAGCATCAAGACGTGAAAAATTGGTAATGATGAGCTTTCCTCTAAAGAAAAATATTCTTTTAATCACTACCGAACCAAATGTAAACATAGATAGAATAGCATACAAAATTTTTCAGATTCTTGAAAAATGA
- a CDS encoding P-II family nitrogen regulator: MKQIEATIQNDKIGPVADAIKEMVGGFTVLEGNGRGSGQRQTIRGGRGTGTFVAEFNKVATVSTIVDDSKVEAVIKAISDAAFSGKAGDGIIVVSAVDDVINIASKKRGPEAL; this comes from the coding sequence ATGAAGCAAATCGAGGCAACGATTCAAAATGACAAAATTGGTCCAGTTGCAGATGCCATAAAAGAGATGGTTGGAGGATTTACCGTATTAGAAGGAAATGGTAGAGGTTCAGGTCAAAGACAAACCATAAGAGGTGGAAGAGGCACTGGTACTTTTGTTGCAGAATTTAATAAAGTTGCAACTGTTAGTACAATTGTAGACGATTCAAAAGTAGAAGCAGTCATCAAGGCAATTTCAGATGCAGCGTTTTCAGGAAAAGCAGGCGATGGTATTATTGTCGTATCAGCAGTTGATGATGTTATAAATATTGCATCAAAAAAGAGAGGCCCAGAAGCCCTCTAA
- a CDS encoding thrombospondin type 3 repeat-containing protein, whose amino-acid sequence MKQYYILGFLFLIASIGIFQSSAFGVEDNDDDGVPNNLDLCPNLKEDYTGTIDGCPSTFVPWYDVDFDGIPDHIDTCPTVRETYNKFQDEDGCPDLSPSTDKTVADADGDGISDDLDSCKTQPETFNGIDDKDGCPDNISSKDTDRDGISDHLDSCPTAPETYNKYQDTDGCPDVAIGTTTDYKFPDADGDGIDDRWDSCISESETFNGFLDWDGCPDTATTHSGSLIDSDYDSIPDSIDQCPQERENFNKFQDNDGCPDVIDYKITGDTDGDGIFGDNDLCPYIQETYNKFKDTDGCPDLTPSTDKTVADTDGDGIIDNLDLCPTQPETVNGFQDTDGCPDKFTSSLDSDYDGIFGDNDLCPYTRETFNNFQDTDGCPDVTSDATTSYQFPDADGDGIDDRWDSCISESETFNGFLDWDGCPDTATTHSGSLIDSDYDSIPDSIDQCPQERENFNKFQDNDGCPDSLDLKSVGDSDYDGIFGDNDLCPYSRENYNGFQDDDGCPDSISVDKFAADTDGDGIIDNLDLCPTQPETVNGFQDDDGCPDKFTSTLDIDQDGIIDAVDACPSNPETYNNFQDTDGCPDVTSDATTSYQFPDADGDGIDDRWDSCLNEKENFNGYLDWDGCPDVRGADSSAPTRPDSDSDGYPDDVDSCPTAPETWNKYRDWDGCPDTAPEQQRFVHDDDLDGIINDVDKCPLKSEDYIGIIDGCPEQ is encoded by the coding sequence ATGAAACAATATTACATTCTTGGATTTTTATTTTTGATTGCTTCTATTGGTATTTTCCAAAGCAGTGCCTTTGGTGTTGAAGATAATGACGATGACGGTGTGCCAAATAATCTTGATCTATGTCCAAATTTGAAAGAAGATTATACTGGCACAATTGATGGCTGTCCATCTACATTTGTCCCATGGTATGATGTTGATTTTGATGGAATTCCAGATCATATTGATACATGTCCTACTGTTAGAGAGACATACAACAAATTCCAAGATGAAGATGGCTGCCCTGATTTATCCCCTTCAACAGATAAGACAGTTGCAGATGCTGACGGTGATGGCATTTCTGATGATTTAGATTCATGTAAAACTCAACCAGAAACATTCAATGGTATTGATGATAAAGATGGTTGCCCTGATAATATTTCATCAAAAGACACTGACCGAGATGGTATCTCTGATCATCTAGATTCATGTCCGACGGCTCCTGAAACTTATAATAAATATCAAGACACTGACGGTTGTCCTGATGTAGCAATCGGTACTACAACTGACTACAAATTCCCAGACGCTGATGGCGATGGAATTGATGACAGATGGGATTCATGTATAAGTGAATCAGAAACATTTAATGGATTTTTGGATTGGGACGGTTGTCCTGATACAGCAACAACACATTCTGGAAGTTTGATTGATTCTGATTATGATTCAATTCCAGACTCTATTGATCAATGTCCTCAAGAACGTGAAAATTTTAACAAATTCCAAGACAATGACGGCTGCCCAGATGTAATTGATTATAAAATAACAGGTGATACTGACGGTGATGGTATCTTTGGTGACAACGATTTATGTCCATATATTCAAGAAACGTACAATAAATTCAAAGACACTGACGGTTGCCCTGACCTGACACCTTCTACAGATAAGACAGTTGCAGACACTGACGGTGATGGAATTATAGATAATCTAGATTTGTGTCCAACTCAACCTGAAACAGTTAACGGATTCCAAGACACTGACGGCTGTCCTGATAAATTTACATCGTCTCTTGATTCTGATTATGATGGTATCTTTGGTGACAACGATTTATGTCCATATACTAGAGAAACTTTCAATAATTTCCAAGACACTGACGGCTGCCCTGATGTAACTTCTGATGCTACCACATCTTACCAATTCCCAGACGCTGATGGCGATGGAATTGATGACAGATGGGATTCATGTATAAGTGAATCAGAAACATTTAATGGATTTTTGGATTGGGACGGCTGTCCTGATACAGCAACAACACATTCTGGAAGTTTGATTGATTCTGATTATGATTCAATTCCAGACTCTATTGATCAATGTCCTCAAGAACGTGAAAATTTTAACAAATTCCAAGACAATGACGGCTGCCCTGATAGTCTTGATTTAAAATCAGTTGGAGATTCTGATTATGATGGTATCTTTGGTGACAACGATTTATGTCCATACTCAAGAGAGAATTATAACGGATTCCAGGATGACGACGGCTGCCCTGACAGTATATCCGTTGATAAATTTGCTGCAGACACTGACGGTGATGGAATTATAGATAATCTAGATTTGTGTCCAACTCAACCTGAAACAGTTAACGGATTCCAGGATGACGACGGCTGCCCTGATAAATTTACATCAACTCTTGATATTGATCAAGATGGAATTATTGACGCTGTAGATGCATGTCCATCAAATCCAGAAACTTACAATAATTTCCAAGACACTGACGGCTGCCCTGATGTAACTTCTGATGCTACCACATCTTACCAATTCCCAGACGCTGATGGCGATGGAATTGATGACAGATGGGATTCATGTCTTAACGAAAAAGAAAACTTTAACGGATATCTTGATTGGGACGGCTGCCCAGATGTGAGAGGAGCAGATTCATCAGCACCAACACGACCTGATTCTGATTCTGATGGATATCCTGATGATGTTGATTCATGTCCAACCGCACCTGAAACTTGGAATAAATATAGAGATTGGGACGGCTGCCCTGATACCGCTCCAGAACAACAAAGATTTGTTCACGATGATGATCTAGATGGAATTATCAACGATGTTGATAAATGTCCACTAAAATCAGAAGACTATATTGGAATCATTGACGGTTGCCCGGAGCAATAA
- a CDS encoding ASCH domain-containing protein encodes MKCLSVSQPFADLIILGKKTIELRNWNTNFRGEFLIHAPLKIKTEDCKRLKINKKFVTGVIIGKAELYDVKKYNSLKEIREDQKFHFAVKKFQNKIYGFKIRNVKILKIPIPCKGQLGFFNVELTKIKNQDILSDIIDEEYRYQWINHH; translated from the coding sequence TTGAAGTGCTTATCAGTATCTCAACCATTTGCAGATTTAATAATTTTAGGTAAAAAAACAATAGAATTAAGAAATTGGAATACAAATTTTCGAGGAGAGTTTTTGATTCATGCACCACTTAAAATAAAAACTGAGGATTGTAAGAGATTAAAAATTAATAAAAAATTTGTCACAGGCGTTATAATTGGAAAAGCAGAACTATACGACGTAAAAAAATATAATTCGCTTAAAGAAATAAGAGAGGATCAAAAATTTCATTTTGCAGTAAAAAAATTTCAAAATAAAATTTATGGATTTAAAATTAGAAATGTAAAAATATTAAAAATTCCAATTCCATGTAAGGGACAATTAGGTTTCTTCAATGTAGAATTAACAAAAATCAAAAACCAAGATATTTTGTCAGATATTATAGATGAAGAATATAGATATCAATGGATCAATCATCATTGA
- a CDS encoding TATA-box-binding protein: MPQTKPIVSVENVVASASVEQKIDLNEITEKFPDTEYHPEQFPGLVFRLQNPRTATLIFRTGKMVCTGAKSEDMAIKAVNTVVQKLRKGKIKIKNDAVITVQNIVAAINLGGKIHLEKAARTLPRSMYEPEQFPGLIHRMLDPKTVILLFASGKLVCTGAKKESDVYRSVHNLHSLLEEKNLMIYDQ; encoded by the coding sequence ATGCCTCAAACAAAACCTATCGTTAGTGTTGAAAACGTAGTTGCTTCTGCTTCAGTAGAACAAAAAATTGATCTCAACGAAATAACTGAAAAGTTTCCAGATACAGAATATCATCCAGAACAATTTCCAGGATTAGTATTTAGATTACAAAATCCAAGAACGGCAACACTCATTTTTAGAACAGGAAAAATGGTATGTACTGGTGCAAAATCTGAAGATATGGCAATTAAAGCTGTTAACACAGTAGTTCAAAAACTAAGAAAAGGTAAAATAAAAATAAAAAATGATGCAGTGATAACAGTTCAAAATATAGTAGCAGCAATAAATCTTGGTGGTAAAATTCACTTAGAAAAAGCGGCCAGAACATTACCTAGAAGTATGTATGAGCCTGAACAATTTCCAGGATTAATTCATAGAATGTTAGACCCAAAAACTGTCATATTGTTATTTGCTTCAGGAAAGCTAGTGTGTACAGGTGCAAAAAAAGAATCAGATGTATATCGGTCCGTACATAATCTACACTCATTATTAGAGGAAAAAAACCTCATGATATATGATCAGTAA
- a CDS encoding Lrp/AsnC ligand binding domain-containing protein, translated as MPRAYVLINCDLGSEKSVISSLKSTENVIEVHGTLGLYDIVSKIESDSEEKIQKTITNVIRKIPKIHSTVTLTRSEGKELFQASEKLIGSMLGKNDVQAYVVIHGDKGEEYNILKNLSHIQEIKEADVVFGYYDVICKIETSDYKLMENIITKGIRKLPHVRTTMTLNVITEQEA; from the coding sequence ATGCCACGAGCATATGTGTTGATTAATTGTGATCTAGGATCTGAAAAAAGTGTAATTTCATCGTTAAAATCAACTGAAAATGTTATCGAAGTACATGGTACTCTTGGTCTTTATGATATTGTTTCAAAAATAGAATCAGATTCTGAAGAAAAAATTCAAAAAACTATTACAAATGTAATCCGTAAAATCCCAAAAATTCATTCAACGGTAACTCTTACTCGATCAGAAGGCAAAGAACTATTCCAAGCATCTGAGAAACTTATTGGATCTATGCTTGGTAAAAACGATGTACAAGCCTATGTTGTTATTCATGGTGATAAAGGGGAGGAATACAATATTTTAAAAAATTTGAGTCATATTCAAGAAATAAAAGAAGCTGATGTGGTATTTGGTTATTATGATGTTATTTGTAAAATTGAAACATCTGATTACAAATTAATGGAAAATATAATTACAAAAGGCATCCGAAAATTACCTCATGTCAGAACTACTATGACATTAAATGTAATTACAGAACAAGAGGCTTAA
- a CDS encoding vWA domain-containing protein — protein sequence MQSLQLQNESLVEIATFLIRRWSERENTTVEFSDRVNTKTRLHENRVILTPIEKRIGNEFQRYRQFRTSLWYESMRVKFCKKILSNDHAFGFILNTMETVRVEQLGRKLWKGMDEEIIFNYAYMLVGRPQLHTVYGKARIVEAFYQYFMFGTIKGEVQSSHFERVKKASDFAKKIVDESIRKKYDTEWLEKKVVEIIKILDIDSLLTIPVSLPFMKVGMALSEEELLKFLSIISKNKEGDFGKIDPKSALSGENIYDEYKVILDEKKKNEKKGLGPKSIGVKIPTVANIDETIIYDVNLINNLKIKFKELKSGWKEQHNISGDEFDEENYIEEHEPFFTDIKKLIKSKIVILLDHSSSIASDALEYKKATLALCEVLAYLKVKFAVYAFNTHNRDIVCWLIKPDNMKWNNISAKRLAQVVANGSTPLAEVYGKIFPTLQSKRPDIFLTLTDGEPSDPDAVRNMTKSFKRLGINMVALGLGPNTIRATTIANNLKHLGYEKTMAVSRLKDIPSKVISILDV from the coding sequence ATGCAATCATTACAATTACAAAATGAGTCACTAGTTGAAATAGCCACATTTTTAATTAGAAGGTGGTCAGAAAGAGAAAATACTACAGTAGAATTTTCAGATAGAGTCAACACAAAAACAAGATTACATGAAAATAGAGTAATTCTAACACCAATCGAAAAAAGAATTGGGAATGAATTTCAGAGATATAGACAATTTAGAACTTCATTGTGGTATGAATCTATGAGAGTAAAATTTTGCAAAAAAATTCTTAGCAATGATCATGCATTTGGATTTATTCTAAACACAATGGAGACTGTAAGAGTGGAACAGTTAGGAAGGAAACTTTGGAAGGGGATGGATGAAGAGATTATCTTTAATTACGCATACATGCTAGTAGGCAGGCCTCAATTACATACAGTTTATGGAAAAGCACGAATTGTAGAAGCGTTTTATCAATATTTTATGTTTGGAACAATAAAAGGCGAAGTGCAATCTAGTCATTTTGAAAGAGTAAAAAAAGCCTCAGATTTTGCTAAGAAAATTGTTGATGAATCTATAAGAAAAAAATACGATACAGAATGGTTAGAGAAAAAAGTAGTAGAAATAATTAAAATCTTAGACATTGATTCGCTACTTACAATTCCAGTATCGTTACCGTTTATGAAAGTAGGTATGGCGTTGTCAGAAGAAGAACTATTAAAATTTCTATCAATAATTTCAAAAAATAAAGAAGGTGATTTTGGCAAAATTGATCCAAAATCGGCATTGAGTGGAGAAAACATCTACGATGAATACAAAGTAATTCTTGATGAAAAGAAGAAAAATGAAAAAAAAGGATTAGGACCAAAATCAATAGGAGTCAAGATTCCTACTGTAGCCAACATTGATGAAACAATAATTTATGACGTGAATTTAATAAATAATCTTAAAATAAAATTTAAAGAGTTAAAATCAGGATGGAAAGAACAGCATAATATTAGCGGAGATGAGTTTGATGAAGAAAATTACATTGAAGAACATGAACCGTTTTTTACAGATATTAAAAAATTAATTAAATCTAAGATAGTTATTTTGTTAGATCATTCATCAAGTATTGCATCAGATGCATTAGAATATAAAAAAGCTACACTTGCACTTTGTGAAGTACTAGCATATCTTAAAGTAAAATTTGCTGTTTATGCATTTAACACACATAATAGAGATATTGTATGTTGGTTGATAAAACCAGATAATATGAAATGGAATAATATTTCAGCAAAAAGATTAGCTCAAGTAGTTGCAAACGGTTCAACACCATTAGCAGAAGTGTATGGCAAAATATTCCCAACATTACAATCAAAAAGACCAGATATTTTTTTGACATTAACTGACGGAGAACCATCTGATCCTGATGCAGTTAGAAATATGACTAAATCTTTCAAAAGACTAGGCATAAACATGGTAGCTTTGGGTCTAGGTCCAAATACAATAAGGGCTACAACAATAGCAAATAATCTCAAACATTTAGGATATGAAAAAACAATGGCGGTCAGTAGATTAAAAGACATTCCAAGTAAAGTGATTAGCATTTTAGATGTGTAA